ATATGTTGATAAAAATCGGAAAGGATTTTCTCACCTcagtaaaaaagacaaaaaagcaaacacacGTGAGAGGTTACACATCTATCCAAGGTTACTTAAGGTGTATAGACACGTAGTCTACTCGCAACCATGATCTACTTTTTTAGCCGCCTCTTAGCAGGCAGAGAGATCCAATTAAAGGTAGAAGTCGTTATccccatgactttttttttttggggggggggggggaggtctcAAACTGAAATAAACAGTTTGCATCTAAACCCTCATCCAATGCAGCTTGGCATGGAAAAGCTTAACAAAATTTGATCTTCTTTGagataataattatcatgacCTGTGATGTATTTTAGAATAATGAGCAGGATATGAGTTTTGTAGTTGACAGTCTTACTGCCTGCCTGTGACATCCCTTGCTGTTGGGCTTCTACTCATGTGTTTTTACACATATTGAcacctctgccccccccccccataaagtGTCTGATTTGCAGAACTGTTAAAGGAGGGACAAATTTTGGGACATAAATGTGAATATAGTATGCCAAAGCTATACAGCTGTGTACCTTTCCCGCTCGTTTCATTAAAGATATAGTCCAAAAGAGGAGGGAAATCATCTACAATTACCGCTATGTGCGTGTTCTTTCCGTGAAAAAAGGATCGCCATTACCTCACCGAACGGCATAAACTCATGGGAACTGCTAAGAGTACGGCCACACTGCGCACGCTCTACTATCCGCCCTTGACCAACGTAGAGGTCAAGAAAGACCAGGTGCGATGCGGAGAGCACTCCGACTACGGCGGCATCACTCTTCTATTCCAGGACACCCAGGCAGGCTTGGAGGTTTGTAGGCCTGTTGCTCTTTTGAGATCATGTAGAAAAGCCAGGATGCACAATGCAAGACCAAAACTGCATGTGACAATCATTTCCAATagacaatttcatgatttgttaaaggtagggaatcccatttgcatgccttaaatgaagagttgtataaatacagtggtatgttgaagagagtatcattttagaaactcccataaagtattgaaagtggaaggtaacatttagtacatttttattgaccgttagattttgaattgaattttttttcggggctcaccgtatattccagtacattactaggcaacctttgcagacccatgcactgcatgtgtgtccatcatgtatattttgtgaagaaagttcatcaaaacttacaaacatttctatatacattcttgccacacactctatatgttattacatcagctcatatacttttagatttgtgtttatagataaaaaatacagaagactgcaacaaaaaggcttaagtgtggctgacacacagaactacagagtagttgagttttgtgcattattcaaattgtagataactgttgacttccaaatttcccagcagtggcctaaacaagtcccctgaggttcatatttaatgttttgctgcattttgggaggtctgtaaaaaggtatcccctacctttaatggcTTCAAGTATAGATACAAGTTTTATAGCCTTTGAgactctttgtttttgtctcgcccaccggaggtgaaggcaagacaaagggatccaaatggcgtccgtccgtcgtccgtccgtcgtccgtcgtccgtctgtcgtccgtccgtcgtccgtcgtccgtccgtcgtccatccgtcgtccgtcgtccgtcacaaatgttaaagtttacctgcaagactctcttatgatgcataacttggcaactgttacagcaatggtagccacttgggtgatagaagcactaggggtatcttcatgttatggtgttgtcagagtcatgtgatgatgtcaaaggtcatttgaggtcatatattaaagagtatgtgcaagactcttttctacgttaaagtttacctgcaagactctcttttgacaaataacttcacataagttgcttggattacaacctaacttgggtcatagatgcactgggggtaccttcatgtcaTGGTGCcattggaggtcacaggataaggtcaaaggtcatttgaggtcatacgttaaagtttacttgcaagactctcttatcacacgtaactcgacacatgttgctgcaatggcaatcaaacttgggtgatggatgcactgggggtaccttcatgttatggtgccgtaagaggtcacatgataaggtcaaaggtcatttgaggtcatacgttaaagtttacttgcaagactctcttatcacacgtaactcagcacatgttgctacaatggcaatcaaacttgggtgatggtagatgtctcttgggaagttaaAGGTagccacaaggtcaaaggttacagacaggggtcaacgaacttttagggcccaatgttaagtttttagggcgcatttcgtttatggctcacaacttttgatccctttgtccgtttgtgaccaaacttggatggaagatgtcccttggggaggtgaaggtcgtcacaaggtcaaaggtcacagacaggggtcaacaaacttttagggcccaatgttatgtttttagagcgcgttttgattgtggctcctaacttttgatccctatgcccgtttgtgaccaaacttggacggtagatgtcccttgggagttaaaggtcatcacaaggtcaaaggtcatagaaaGGGGTCAagaaatttttagggcccaatgttaagtttttatggcgcgttttgattatggctcattacttttgatccctttgtccgtttgtgaccaaacttggatggtaaatgtcccttagggtggtgaaggtcaccacaaggtcaaaggtcataagcaggtcaattaacttctgggagttataaaagatattaatttcttgtacgcaaatgggcgagacacaatttggcgatTGCCTTGTTGTTAAGAAGTATTGAAGAGAGTAGGAGTGCATGTTTTAACACAGTTGTAAACTGTcagtattttgctttgtttttactaGTATATTGACAAGGTATTGagataattatatttttctaaTTTATGAAACTATACTATATCCAACATATAACATGCAATGATAGATTTCTGCAGTAGTTGATAGAAACACTGTAATGATGTGACCTAGACTTTACACTGTACAGCTATAAAGTTGGAGCTGTCATATTAACatgtgaccttttttttttttttttttgttaaaccaGAACCACTGCTCTATTCGATACTGAGTTAGCGAAACTCTCATTATGGTTTGACTGGCTAGGTGTTATCAGTTCTAATCAAAAGTTTACTGattgaaaagagaaagatatgacTTCAACAATGCAGCTTGCGATTTTCACTATGTCCAATGTAGCTGATGCAGTATGTTTTTACCCCATATGTGCATGCAATAGAGTGTGTTACCATGAAGAAATTAAGAAGCTGtaggtttggtttgttttgttattttgtttttgttgtggcCTATTTGTGTTGGTCACACAAATATCTGTGAGTCAGACGTATCACATCTACAATTAAAGGTAACTGAAAAGAGAagtttcaaataaaatgaaaatgaaagcaaatcATCAAATAATATTTTGTTGAAGAAATAACATGGTATTTTTTAAACAGAGATATGATCATGCTTTCAATGTTGACATTTACTAGAAAGGAAGATAATGTGCATGGATTCAACAATGTTTCATATCACCATGCTGTGCTTTTAAAGGTGAGGAACATCCATGACAAGTGGATCCCTGCTGATCCAAAAGAGGGCACTGTTGTCGTCAACATTGGAGATCTGATGCAGAGATGGACATCGGACAAGCTCATAGCCTCTGTGAGTGAGAGAGTGTCTTTTGCAAGCCTATCCTGTCATGTAGGATGTTAGTAAAGCTGGTTCCTGTTTACCACTCAAGTACCAAAGTGAGATGTCATAGCTGTTTATTGCCGTGAAAACTGATTCAAAAtgatctttttaaaaaaatacaaaatttgctaATTATAAAGATAGGGCTATTACCTTTGATCTTCTAAACTGTACTGCCAATGTCAGGTTTAGTTTAGAATTGAATGTAGCAATTCAGATGCTGTTGATAGTTCTGCAGCCAAAGTAAACAATGGCACATCATAGAAATAGGGCTAAAATTAaagctattttttttaatgctactTTATGAAACACAAGCTGTGAatgcttaaaggcattatttgcctttttcagatgaaataaaaacccagctttagtgcatcaaaatagttctaaaatgtgagttagggatagaaacaaccaatgtgaaaatttgaattggtaTAATCAATGTATTGTTAAGCCATCTACAGTAGtcttttattgagaaaaatagtgatatctccatatatgTTAGGCTTTATTtgtgaaatttttatatggtagatGGGTTTTCATACAACCGACCAACAAATATggaatgtgatatctcgaacattttttaaatcactgctcccaaaggtaaacagtacctCTGAGATTAGCGTGAATAGATACAGCATCAAACTACACAAATTTTGgttgaagggatggtacagtattagtggagatgagaattggacttttaactttttgtgagataccaagaaaacaattaggatatagtacagaacataccattttagaattttaagaggaattcaaagtttatttgacaaaaacaaagtaaaacaaagcgatcataataaagtgtgggtcccacacttaatcagaattgctctttcttggatatctcagccatttcaaaaccagttttcatcaaataaacgttgaattcctcatagaattgcatgctctttcatatttcatgagtggtttctcattattttaccaaaaaatgttagaaacctgaaattaggtctcaaccaaaactatacgatccctttaatggaaGAGTTAGATtatcccgttgaggacggactgattttgctatagcaCGCATTttctatagacacctgcccaaatattctcgggactcgtcttcaacgggttaagaaagaGAACCACTGACGCTCGGCATTGGAGGATTTTGATTccaattgtttgttgtttttcggCCCATTATTTTGATAACAGAAACATCGTGTGATGCTTCCGGTTGAGCAGATTCAGCTGCAGAAGGAGCGTCAGTCCATCGCCTTCTTTGGCCACCCTGACAACGGGGTCATCATCGAGTGCATCGACAAGTCCAACAAGTACCCACCCATTGAGAGTGTTGCCTACCTGGATGAGAGGTTCAGTGTGACGTATACAAGCAGCTCAAAGTTGAAGACTTATTGAGAAGGTTGCTGGAACTCACTCCAAAGAAAGCCTTGCACCACCGAGACTGGCTTAAATCTATATTGCCGCCTCTCTGGCAGAAGAGCAAGAGCTTGACATTCCAACTGTTAAAATTTGATTTCGGTTTGTGACGTATTCTTGGAAGCTCTTTTGTATGATGTAattatcattctctttttcaattttttgagcGCACAAGTcttcagtcagtccgcagcacgtatgctaatgagccgatccggcaagatttattcagcactctcgttgacgatctttgcgttcgaaaggtgtctcgtcgtgcgagattttgcgagactttgatagggctatggttttcacagtgtagcgacttgtacatacattcgtcatggctacaagtcacggtaaattgttttccagactttgatctttgttttgatactaaatttgcctataacatcggatcttatcattactatataatcagttgaatttgcgtaaattttacctgcttttcacggaagattttgtcatctaaagttcttttttggttcctgaccggattaagaaactgttgtttctgattttggctttttcgtagagaggaaacttagatactcatcatatattggagtcaaggagacgcaagcatgatttatactactttttccgttttgaaatgtctgtaaaattcactcctaagccagaagtatgctccgcacaaagtgtacagtggtgcgaaagagctctctcattggacagtgcgtgcgttcagcgcttgaactacacgcgtgccaagaaaccgcaagtggcatgaaaccgttattgtagcagcgtaatgacgtaatgcaagcgctgagtgcaggcgctgtccaatgagagagcttactcttgagattgcacggtttcaagctgatcagcactgacatcgatgtatattttactggttcctgaccggattaagcaacaaattgtcaagatatttacatggatacaaagattaggagatggactaccaaataaagcattttcattgagacgcaaggtgaatttggtatttttttgacgtcttgaaagtgtactgcacgaattacttttttcatcatttttcaagctcaaattacgctatgatatttttcatttacaataatttgagtaacatgtgacgatagtttacatattttccttgaatttgataccaaatttgtgaacataaggtgtatttttgtagccgaaatcccaaggacaaaatccccttacgcagctcattacgtatgcaagcctaaagcgggcttgcatacgagttgaataaatacgagcgaattatcgggtgctgcggactgactgtctTAGGGCCCTTCTACCAGGCAGGAGACAAGTATCATTTGTGTCCTTCTGTACATTCCTGCTGCCTtttctttacccccccccccatccatttCTGAAGATAATCTTAAgttttttcactgtttttagATGAGGAGGGTCTGTTCGAAGGCTTCAGACCAGCATGTGGTAAAATGTCTCTTGTCCTATCAAGAGAACTGAATATGTGCCTCTGCATTAAAGGTGAATACTGCCAGGCAATTACTTTGTCTGTGTTTTATTGCAGATGCGCCATTCATAAGCATGTATCTCAAGTCCCGGTATTTGCATCTCATAAATTCCTACTGATTGCACAAAAGGACAGCATTTGTGCAGTCTTTTGCTGTATCCTGTAATGATACATCAAATGCAAGTGATAAAACTTTTGAGCAATATGTCATTGGCCAGTGCATGCATCCTGTTGTAACCACCGTGCCGGCATGCGTGATGAAATAGCTAGTCTAtacctactgtacatgtatgcatgtggtCAATGCTCTACTATGATTGATGCAGTGGACCTgacaatttaaaaaaacaatgattaTTGAAGCCACATAATTTTTATATTATTAAGATGCACAAACAGATGCACATGAAGTTCATACCCAGTGAAGTCCATAAATGTATGAActatttaccaaaaaaaaaaaaaaaaatcttcacagAAATGACAGCCACACTTGAGATATCTTACTGGTATATgtgttttaaacaaaaacagataaaagtttcttctttcaaaacttttttggCCTTGTAAGTATAACTTGAACACGGATGACGTCATGATACAATCATCCacaattattgtaatacaatttgatcactttgacatttgacaatgtgatcatgaaagaaaaatggagggaTGATGTTTGGTTAAGTTTTGCAGTATGAATAGTTGTATATTTAGGTAGTGGTTTTAACAAGCAAGCAACAGCTCAAAGTTCTCATTGAAGGACAAGGCAAAGAAAATTATTAAATGTCTTGTTTAGGGATGCTACTACCACTGCCAGGAGACTTGAACTGATAACCTCTTGACACTGAGTCTGGGATTTGGACCCACTGAGCCACCACAAAGATTCTCAAATAAGGTCTGTGTGCAGACTTTTATAGATAGGTTGGTCAGTGTTCTCATATTTTCTTGGGGACTTCAGTGTTTTGAAGTAGGCTTTGAAACAGTTTGATTCCCtcttcaaataatgataataagacaATGTGCTAGTTGGGGTATCAGGCATATTAAGTTCCAAAGATTGTTGTGTCAAGTGTCGTGTACGTGTTAttttattcatatcattttacCTTTATGTGAGGTATGTGCCTCTTATAAATTTCTTGCCAATCATGAATTGTCTGTAATCATAGCTCAATCTTTATCTGTCATCAGTTTTACTCTAGTGAAAGTGTGTATCTTGTTATTGTTATGAAGTTTTCTTAcgtaaaaaagaaatcattagaAATCATTGTATTATAAGCATTTGCTGAACTGAAATGGCAATTAATCGTAACCAAATATTTACAAGTACAGTATATATGTTTGAATACTTTCGGTTTGAATATCATATTGCTTGTCCATACAGTAGTGACTACTGCTATAGTTtctcataaaaaacaaaacaaaacaaaaccttcaGTTCCTACATCATTTACAAGAGGCTAGCTGCTTGCTCAATatactcccattataatgaacacagaTGTAACGAAACTGTTGTCAAATAGAAagtcaggtcccaaaattattgtcgacttatttgtttatatacatgtgtactttGTTATTTGaccataacaaaatttctttataatgaaagaaaactgccagtccgaAGGACTTTGCTATAACTGGAGTTGCTTGCATATTGTACTTTGTATGCACTTCAACATATACACAATGAGAAAAGCTGGGTTTGATTGCTCGATCTTGCAAGTGCTCGTGATACTAGTATACAGCAAATTTACATGTAATTACATGCAATCATAGATCAGAAAAGTCGTGCATTGTACTTCTTTGATTTGTGTGCAAAGTCActtcataaacacacacacacacttcaatgcacacacacaagccactGTACAGAGAGTCATCACCACATCCTCAATTGTCTATGGAGTGCTGCGTTGATGCCAACAACTGTATCTCGTCTATAGCTTGGTCAGCTGCTCTGTCCTATGTACACACATGTTTCTGAAGGACAGCATATTAGCATAGTATTTGTTGTTCAAGCAATCTAATAACACCAAGTACCTGTTGAAGATGATGAGAGTTTGAAACGAAAAATGGAGATAATCACGATGCCCATAATGTTTATCTAAGAACAGTAGTAAAGTTTCCCTTCATTTTCCGAGGAAATGTCTTTCTATTCCCATTTGGTGCTAGTTTGATAGGAATGAAGCAGAGGGCATCCCTtttagaggagagagagaggggggaagtGACAAAGGATAGAGAGGGATAGTCTCCCTACCAGTTGTTACTCCACTGTGCTTCGACTTGCCTACCTTCTATTGAAGCGTTCACGGTACTCCATGCTTTCAAGGTAGTGGGTCCAAATCATCTCTAAAGAAACTGTTGTCACCTGCAATTCAGTGTTGAGTAGTGCAGAACATTGTTATTACAGACTGATATCTTGGTACTATTGACAGTTCCTGTAGGACATTTTGTGTACACATGTACTTCATTATTGTACAATACGCAAATACTGTGTTTTTGTCTAAAATTATCCTAACTGAAATTGACTTAATTTTAAGTTCACCACAACCCACAGAACCATGATTATTTAATGTTACTCCTATTCATATTCATTGTTATAAGCAGGGACTTACATAAAGGAATTGCGTTTTCTGACgctccatctttttttttttctcattgtttatatgtatatgtatatgtatgcatatgtatGCTCTGTTATATTATGTACCTTTAAAACAATGCCAAAAGGGCAAGGTGCCCGGAAATTTGTGATTCCAGaataaacttcttttttttttcattaaaaaaatgaacactttTCGAGAGTAAGTTCTATCTATGTTCTCCTGGTCGTGCTATTGTTATAATTGTTtaacatatacattatatatatgtatatatatatatatatatatatatatatatatatgtgtgtgggtgtgtgtgtgtgtgtgtgtgtgtgtgtgtatgtgtgtgtgtatgataaaTACGCTGTAGATTACATCATGTTACAGTAGTGTTCGTGATGACCGTTTGAATGATAGACGACATGAAATGTGTTACGTTTTCAAAAAAGGcttaaaataaactttgaaatatatacatgttgtaATATTGCATACACACATAGTCCGAAGTACATGAAGTGCGTCTCTTGTCAGTTTATATCGCTTTTGTCTGCATACTCAAATGCTCCACATAAAACataagtacatacatgtacttgtgttttatgtgaaaaagaaaaaatttatttacaagttctgttggagatggaaaaatgaatgaactagaaaagcactccgagagcgcagacctccgccaagtagttactttccaccgatgatcttgctcttccatagagatcaatgattatctctactatctttgatttccacccactgaaaaattgcccaatttcccaatacagaagcctttgttacgtcataaaccctcagatgcgcggcgcgcctcgccccagcagaaactagagcacgcacctTTGGCACGCACTTTATAGTGCGCGcatgaaaacttcaaaaatgcgcagcttgaactccgaagttcattgaccctacgttacaaaatatcgaaaatccttcataaaaccCATAAAAATtaccggatcactaccaaaatttaatcatctgttccttgtgtcatttccaacctttcctgcaagtttcatccaaatccgttaacaactttttgagttattttgcacacggacaaacaaactaactaacaaacaaactaacgaactagaaaagcactacgagagcgcagacctccgccaagcagctaatttccaccGATGTCTgcccaaagagattttctcctctccaccactggggaaaagctctgtGACCTAGTGATTTCCATACCTGCTGAaaaattgcccaatttcccaatatagaagcctttgttacgtcataaaccctcagctgcacggcgcgcctcgccctagcagaaactagaacacgcactttagtgcgcgcatgcaaacctcaaatacgcgcagcctgaactcccaagttcattgaccctacctgcaaaaatatcaaaaatttcccccaaaattctcggatcactaccaaaagttaatcgtttgttacttgtgtcattctcaacctttcctgcaagtttcatcccaatccgttaactactttttgagttattttgcacacggacaaacgaacgaacgaactaacaaacaaaacaacggcaacgaaaacataacctccccccttggcggaggtaacaaaccgacggtaacgaaaacataacctcctcccttggcggaggtaatgaatgaatgaatgaatgaatgaatgaaatgtataaGAGGGGCAATATTTATTGCCATATAGATGGATCAAAGGAGCGATCCAAACAATTAGGAACTGtgtacaacacatatttcccataatTGTTATACAGtatgaatatcaaaatgattgtcctctcacaaaatgtcaaatgtgagTGAATCATTTCCAAGTGGGACAAGTGCAGAGCATGTGCTGATTTTTCCATGTCGTGGCCAGAGGTT
The nucleotide sequence above comes from Diadema setosum chromosome 5, eeDiaSeto1, whole genome shotgun sequence. Encoded proteins:
- the LOC140229173 gene encoding uncharacterized protein, whose product is MVDSVPVIDFSAYSLERDSPDAERIQQLVDNVHTALTTIGFMYLKNFGISKQKIKDAFSYSKKFFDLTVNEKLQYAKPDDENHGYFQMEREGLNPDRPFKDLKEGFNYAPSAFNKMFPDKEVPEFRRAITDLFEAVIPLHQRILEVMALGLGLDRHYLTERHKLMGTAKSTATLRTLYYPPLTNVEVKKDQVRCGEHSDYGGITLLFQDTQAGLEVRNIHDKWIPADPKEGTVVVNIGDLMQRWTSDKLIASKHRVMLPVEQIQLQKERQSIAFFGHPDNGVIIECIDKSNKYPPIESVAYLDERFSVTYTSSSKLKTY